In the Streptomyces fradiae ATCC 10745 = DSM 40063 genome, GCCGCTCCTCGAAGCGGTCCCGCAGGCCGCTGCGGCGCGGGGCGGCGACCGACCAGTTCGCGGCCGCCCTGAGGCGGCCCAGCATGGCGGTGAGCGCGGTGTCGTCGCGCGCGCCGTCGCCCAGGGTGATCCGCCGCACGACGCGGTCCCAGGCCGGGGCGAAGTCGTCCCACCCCAGCTCGCCCGAGTCCGCCGCGACCTCCCGCAGCAGGGCCCCGGCCTCCTCGCGGACGGCGCGCACCAGCCGGGGCGCGAGGCTGTGCAGCTGGTTGCCCGCCTCCAGCACGGACTCGTTCAAGGCCCGCCGCCCGGTCCGCTCGGCGCCCCGCGAGATCAGCACGCCGTGCGGCTGGAACTGCTCCAGCGCGGCCCGCTTCTCGCGCGTGGCGGGCGAGTACGGGTCGGGGGTCTCCTCCAGCACGCGTACGGCGTCGTCGGAGTCGAGGACCAGCGCGAAGTGGCGCCCGGCCACGTCGGCGCGCAGCGGGCCGGGTCCGTAGCGCCGCCGCAACTCGCCGAGGAGGCCGATGGCCCGCCGGTCCACCGCGTAGCGCTCGGCCAGCGCCATGCCGCCCCGGCGCCGTACGACGACCCCCGCTGCGAGGGTCGGCGCGACGACCACGGCGGCGACGCGGGCGGCGTCCCGCGCGGAGACGCGCACGGCTCCCGTGTCCATCATCACCATGCCCCTGCGGGTGCCCCCCTTCCCCCCGCCCATGCCCGCCACCGCGCACGGTCCGTGTGCCCGGCCCCCGGGTGCCGGCCGCGCTCCGGAGCGAGTGGCCCTGAGCGCGGTACGCGCCTGCGCCACCGGTTGACCGTGCCCCAGGGGCAGCGCCGCGTGCCGCGGTGGCGGGTCCGGCCGCCCTGTGCCCCACCCGCACGCGCCGGCACGGCCGCCGGACACGCACGGGCCCGGCCCCGCGACGGGGGCCGGGCCGTGGCGCGGGCGACCGCCCCGCCGGCGGGGCGGGACCGCGGGGCGGGTGCC is a window encoding:
- a CDS encoding cytochrome P450, encoding MMDTGAVRVSARDAARVAAVVVAPTLAAGVVVRRRGGMALAERYAVDRRAIGLLGELRRRYGPGPLRADVAGRHFALVLDSDDAVRVLEETPDPYSPATREKRAALEQFQPHGVLISRGAERTGRRALNESVLEAGNQLHSLAPRLVRAVREEAGALLREVAADSGELGWDDFAPAWDRVVRRITLGDGARDDTALTAMLGRLRAAANWSVAAPRRSGLRDRFEERLRGHVARAEPGSLAAALGAAHAPPDLDPAGQVPHWLFAFDAAGIAALRTLALLATHTPQDAQVRNEVAVTDLTEPHLMPYTRACVLESVRLWPTTPFLLREAVRDTVWGAGTLPAGTEFLIYTPLFHRADALPYADRFAPEIWLDGTAQDTRGLFPFSAGPGACPGEDLVLFVTSTLLAALVERHSFLPDRPGRLRPDRPLPRTLDHFGLRFAVLPDR